In Gammaproteobacteria bacterium, the sequence CACAGGATGGTCGGCAGCTTGATGTCCGGCGCGATACCGTTGATGACGTACAGGTTCAGGCCCACCGGCGGGGTGATCAGGCCGATCTCCATGTTGATGGTCAGCACCACGCCGAACCAGATGGGGTCGTAGCCGTGCTGCTGGATGATGGGCACCAGGATCGGTGCGGCCATCAGAATGACCGCGACCGGCGGCAGGAACAGGCCGGCCACCAGCAGGAAGATGTTGATGTACAGCAGCAGCACCCAGGGGCTGACGTTCAGGCCGCCGATCCATTCGGCCAGGGTCTGGGTGACGTACAGCGAGGACAGCATGTAGCTGAACAGGGCGGCGGTGCCGATGATCAGCATGATCATGACCGACTCGCGGGTGGCGAGGCGCAGGATTTCCCACCACTGGCGCGGATCCCACATGCGGTAGATGAACACCGCCAGCAGGATGGCGAACAGGGCGCCGACGCCGGCTGCTTCGGAAGGGGTGGCGACGCCCCCGTACAGCGCCCACAGCACCGCGCCGATGAGTGCCAGGAACGGCAGGATGCGCGGCAGGATCTCGATCTTCTGGCGCCAGCTGTACTGGGTGTCGCCGATCTTGAACCGGTAACCCTTTTTGGAGGCGTAGATCAGCGACCAGGTCATGAACATGGCGGTCAGCATCAGGCCGGGCAGGATGCCGGCGATGAACAGGCGTCCGATGGAGGTGCCGGTCGCGATGCCGTAGACGATCATGGTGATGCTGGGCGGGATCAGGATGCCCAGCGTGCCTCCGGCGGCGATGGCGCCGGTGGCCAGGGAGCTGGGATAGCCGCGCTTTTTCATCTCCGGAATGCCCATCTTGCCGATGGCGGCGCAGGTGGCCGGCGACGAGCCGCTCAGGGCTGCGAAGATCGCGCAGGCGCCGAGGTTGGAGATCAGCAGGCCGCCGGGCACGCGATACATCCAGCGTTCCAGTGCTTCGTACAGGTCGCCGCCGGCGCGTGAGGCGGCCACCGCCGCGCCCATGAGAATGAACATGGGGATGGCCAGCAGCGCAAATTCGTTGAGTCCGCCGAACAGGGTGTCCGCCAGCACCGAGAGGCTGCTGAGGCCCTGGAAGGCGACCAGGAAGACGACGGCGACCGCGCCCAGGGCGAAGGCCACGGGCATGCCGCTCAGCAGCAGGATGATCAATGCGACGGCTACCAATAATCCGATCGTCAGGGTGCTCATATCACCTGTCCTGGATGCGTGTTTCGGGGGCGAGGCCAAAGGGCAGCTCGCGGC encodes:
- a CDS encoding TRAP transporter large permease, with amino-acid sequence MSTLTIGLLVAVALIILLLSGMPVAFALGAVAVVFLVAFQGLSSLSVLADTLFGGLNEFALLAIPMFILMGAAVAASRAGGDLYEALERWMYRVPGGLLISNLGACAIFAALSGSSPATCAAIGKMGIPEMKKRGYPSSLATGAIAAGGTLGILIPPSITMIVYGIATGTSIGRLFIAGILPGLMLTAMFMTWSLIYASKKGYRFKIGDTQYSWRQKIEILPRILPFLALIGAVLWALYGGVATPSEAAGVGALFAILLAVFIYRMWDPRQWWEILRLATRESVMIMLIIGTAALFSYMLSSLYVTQTLAEWIGGLNVSPWVLLLYINIFLLVAGLFLPPVAVILMAAPILVPIIQQHGYDPIWFGVVLTINMEIGLITPPVGLNLYVINGIAPDIKLPTILWGALPFMLCMVLGIILLTLFPGIATWLPNHLMGGG